One genomic region from Sphingomicrobium aestuariivivum encodes:
- a CDS encoding CDP-alcohol phosphatidyltransferase family protein, whose translation MSRGGLPFRALAPNAITAMALCFGLTGVRYAISAAGVGPIAHWEIAMACIVIAGVLDGMDGRIARLLRAQSKFGAELDSLSDNIAFGVAPALILFLWSLQYAPRFGWIAALALAVCCALRLARFNARIDADEQPHKSAGFLTGVPAPAGAGLAFTPIYLWLVTGEELFRHWGLVMVWTLFIALLMISNVATYSWSSLRLKPGHRIFALAMVGLLAAALITNPWFTLLVICAGYLMLVPFSMAAYGRVKRRRRASADAGDAVSGSSS comes from the coding sequence GTGAGCAGGGGCGGGCTGCCGTTTCGCGCGCTCGCGCCCAACGCCATCACCGCGATGGCGCTGTGCTTCGGGCTGACCGGTGTCCGCTATGCGATCAGTGCGGCGGGCGTCGGGCCGATCGCCCATTGGGAAATCGCGATGGCGTGCATCGTCATCGCGGGCGTCCTCGACGGCATGGATGGTCGCATCGCCCGCCTGCTGCGCGCGCAATCCAAATTCGGCGCCGAACTCGACAGCCTGTCGGACAATATCGCCTTCGGGGTGGCGCCCGCGCTCATCCTGTTCCTGTGGAGCCTGCAATATGCGCCGCGCTTCGGCTGGATCGCCGCGCTCGCGCTGGCGGTGTGCTGCGCGCTCCGGCTCGCGCGTTTCAACGCGCGGATCGATGCCGACGAGCAGCCGCACAAGTCGGCGGGCTTCCTGACCGGTGTTCCGGCGCCCGCAGGGGCGGGGCTTGCCTTCACGCCCATCTATCTGTGGCTGGTGACGGGCGAGGAGCTGTTCCGCCACTGGGGCCTTGTCATGGTGTGGACGCTGTTCATCGCGCTGTTGATGATTTCCAACGTGGCGACCTACAGCTGGTCCTCGCTCCGGTTGAAGCCGGGCCACCGCATCTTCGCGCTGGCGATGGTCGGGCTGCTCGCGGCGGCGCTGATCACCAATCCCTGGTTCACGCTGCTGGTCATCTGCGCGGGCTATCTGATGTTGGTCCCGTTCAGCATGGCTGCCTACGGGCGGGTCAAGCGGCGGCGGCGAGCGTCCGCCGATGCTGGCGACGCGGTGTCTGGCTCGTCCAGCTGA
- the rpsB gene encoding 30S ribosomal protein S2, with the protein MTAPVVTMQQLLEAGSHFGHQTHRWNPRMKPYIFGARNGVHIIDLSQSVPLFARALDFVKATTERGGKVLFVGTKRQASDPVAEAAASCGQHYVNHRWLGGMLTNWKTISNSIKRFKSLEEKLSGDTAGLTKKEVLQLTRERDKLEKSLGGIRDMGGLPDVMFVVDTNKEDLAIKEANVLGIPVIAILDSNSDPNGIAFPVPGNDDASRAIRLYCDAVAAAANAGRGEEVANSGVDVGAMENPPVENATA; encoded by the coding sequence ATGACGGCACCTGTCGTCACGATGCAGCAGCTGCTTGAAGCCGGATCGCATTTCGGCCACCAGACCCACCGTTGGAACCCGCGCATGAAGCCGTATATCTTCGGCGCGCGCAACGGCGTCCACATCATCGACCTGTCGCAGAGCGTTCCGCTGTTCGCTCGCGCGCTGGACTTCGTCAAGGCGACCACCGAGCGCGGTGGCAAGGTGCTGTTCGTCGGCACCAAGCGCCAGGCGTCGGATCCGGTGGCGGAAGCGGCGGCCTCGTGCGGCCAGCACTATGTCAACCACCGCTGGCTCGGCGGCATGCTGACCAACTGGAAGACCATCTCGAACTCGATCAAGCGCTTCAAGAGCCTTGAAGAGAAGCTGTCGGGCGACACCGCCGGCCTCACCAAGAAGGAAGTCCTCCAGCTCACCCGCGAACGCGACAAGCTCGAAAAGAGCCTCGGCGGCATCCGCGACATGGGTGGCCTTCCCGACGTGATGTTCGTTGTCGACACCAACAAGGAAGACCTCGCCATCAAGGAAGCCAACGTGCTTGGCATCCCCGTGATCGCGATCCTCGACTCGAACTCGGACCCGAACGGCATCGCCTTCCCGGTTCCGGGCAACGATGACGCCAGCCGCGCCATCCGCCTCTACTGCGACGCCGTCGCTGCCGCCGCCAATGCCGGCCGCGGTGAAGAGGTCGCCAACAGCGGCGTCGACGTCGGTGCGATGGAAAATCCGCCGGTCGAGAACGCGACCGCGTAA
- the tsf gene encoding translation elongation factor Ts, whose protein sequence is MAVTAAQVKELRDRTNAGMMDCKKALAETNGDMEAAVDWLRTKGLAAAAKKSGRTAAEGLVGVAVDGTKGAVIEVNSETDFVAKNETFQAFVKDVAELALGAEGDIEAVKGMTYPGGGTVEEKLTGNIATIGENQSLRRTATVSVPQGAVVSYVHNAAAPGLGKIGVLVALESAADTATLEGLGKQIAMHIAAANPLALTADDLDPEMIAREREIAKAKAMESGKPENIAEKMVEGSIKKFAKENALLSQVFVMDNKTPIADVVAAAGKEAGNEIKLVAFERFQLGEGIEKEESDFAAEVAAAAGQ, encoded by the coding sequence ATGGCCGTTACCGCCGCCCAGGTGAAAGAACTTCGCGACCGCACCAATGCGGGCATGATGGACTGCAAGAAGGCGCTCGCCGAGACCAATGGCGACATGGAAGCCGCGGTCGACTGGCTGCGCACCAAGGGTCTTGCCGCCGCCGCCAAGAAGTCGGGCCGCACCGCCGCCGAAGGCCTCGTCGGCGTCGCCGTCGACGGCACCAAGGGTGCGGTCATCGAAGTCAACTCGGAAACCGACTTCGTCGCCAAGAACGAAACCTTCCAGGCGTTCGTCAAGGACGTCGCCGAGCTGGCGCTGGGCGCCGAGGGCGACATCGAAGCCGTCAAGGGCATGACCTATCCGGGCGGTGGCACCGTCGAGGAAAAGCTGACGGGCAACATCGCCACCATCGGCGAGAACCAGTCGCTGCGCCGCACCGCCACCGTGTCGGTCCCGCAGGGCGCCGTCGTCAGCTACGTCCACAACGCCGCGGCCCCCGGCCTCGGCAAGATCGGCGTGCTGGTCGCGCTCGAGAGCGCTGCCGACACCGCGACCCTCGAAGGTCTCGGCAAGCAGATCGCCATGCACATCGCCGCGGCCAACCCGCTGGCGCTGACGGCCGACGATCTCGACCCCGAGATGATCGCGCGCGAGCGTGAGATCGCCAAGGCCAAGGCGATGGAATCGGGCAAGCCCGAAAACATCGCCGAGAAGATGGTCGAAGGCTCGATCAAGAAGTTCGCCAAGGAAAATGCGCTGCTGAGCCAGGTCTTCGTGATGGACAACAAGACCCCGATCGCCGACGTCGTCGCCGCTGCCGGCAAGGAAGCGGGCAACGAGATCAAGCTCGTCGCTTTCGAGCGCTTCCAGCTCGGCGAAGGCATCGAGAAGGAAGAATCGGACTTCGCGGCGGAAGTCGCTGCGGCTGCCGGCCAGTAA
- the pyrH gene encoding UMP kinase, whose protein sequence is MARPKFNRILLKLSGEVLMGKGQFGIDPETTSRVAGEIRRAKEKGYELCIVVGGGNIFRGIAGAAQGIDRASADYMGMLATVMNALAMQNALEQIGVDTRVQSAIPMASVCEPYIRRRAVRHMEKGRVVIFAAGTGSPFFTTDTTAALRAAEMNCDALFKGTSVDGVYDADPKKVEGATRYDSLSFNRVLADNLRVMDASAVALCRDNNIPIVVFNIRDEGNLTQVLDGGGTATIVQNEE, encoded by the coding sequence ATGGCCCGCCCCAAATTCAACCGCATCCTCCTCAAGCTTTCCGGCGAGGTGCTGATGGGGAAAGGGCAGTTCGGCATCGATCCCGAGACCACCAGCCGCGTGGCGGGCGAGATCAGGCGCGCCAAGGAAAAGGGCTATGAGCTGTGCATCGTGGTCGGCGGCGGCAACATCTTCCGTGGCATCGCGGGCGCCGCGCAGGGCATCGACCGTGCCAGCGCCGATTACATGGGCATGCTCGCCACCGTGATGAACGCGCTCGCCATGCAGAATGCTCTGGAGCAGATCGGCGTCGATACCCGCGTCCAGTCGGCGATCCCGATGGCCAGCGTGTGCGAGCCCTATATCCGCCGCCGCGCCGTGCGCCACATGGAAAAGGGCCGCGTGGTGATCTTTGCAGCCGGCACCGGCAGCCCCTTCTTCACCACCGACACCACCGCCGCGCTGCGGGCGGCCGAGATGAACTGCGATGCGCTGTTCAAGGGCACCAGTGTCGACGGCGTCTATGATGCCGACCCCAAGAAGGTCGAAGGCGCGACGCGCTATGACAGCCTTTCTTTCAACCGCGTCCTTGCCGACAATTTGCGCGTCATGGACGCTTCGGCGGTGGCGCTGTGCCGCGACAACAATATTCCGATCGTCGTCTTCAACATCCGTGACGAGGGCAACCTGACGCAGGTGCTCGACGGTGGCGGGACCGCGACGATCGTCCAGAACGAGGAGTAG
- the frr gene encoding ribosome recycling factor — MAEYDKGDIARRMDGAVESLKSDLVGLRTGRASTALLDPVQVEVYGAKMPINQVATVSVPEPRLVSVQVWDKSNIGNVEKAIRAAGLGVNPIVDGQLIRLPLPDLTEERRKELAKLVGQYAEKAKIAVRNVRRDGNDAIKADEKSGEFGEDERKRHETEVQKLTDDKIAEIDKVAADKEAEILKQ; from the coding sequence ATGGCAGAATATGACAAGGGCGACATCGCCCGCCGCATGGACGGGGCGGTCGAAAGCCTCAAGAGTGATCTCGTCGGCCTGCGCACCGGCCGCGCCTCGACGGCGCTGCTCGATCCGGTGCAGGTCGAGGTCTATGGCGCCAAGATGCCGATCAACCAGGTCGCGACCGTGTCGGTCCCCGAACCGCGCCTCGTCTCGGTGCAGGTGTGGGACAAGTCGAACATCGGCAATGTCGAGAAGGCGATCCGCGCCGCCGGCCTGGGCGTGAACCCGATCGTCGACGGCCAGCTCATCCGCCTGCCGCTTCCCGACCTTACCGAGGAGCGCCGCAAGGAACTCGCCAAGCTGGTCGGCCAATATGCCGAGAAGGCCAAGATCGCGGTCCGCAACGTGCGCCGCGACGGCAATGACGCCATCAAGGCCGACGAGAAGTCGGGCGAATTCGGCGAGGACGAGCGCAAGCGTCACGAGACCGAGGTCCAGAAGCTGACCGACGACAAGATCGCCGAGATCGACAAGGTTGCCGCCGACAAGGAAGCGGAAATCCTCAAGCAGTGA
- the uppS gene encoding polyprenyl diphosphate synthase translates to MSAGAPGTGETVAGEAAVPRHVAIIMDGNGRWAKRKGLPRVAGHREGAEAVRRTLKAAVEAGVECLTLYAFSSENWRRSEEEVTDLKGLMRFYLERELEELAREGVKLRFIGEPSAFGPDLWERLQLAAAKTADNDKLILNVALNYGSQQELARAAQILAQEVADGVITPEDISVEKMGEVLQTAELPPLDLLIRTSGEVRLSNFLLWQSAYAELIFLDLLWPDFDKEAFNEALSQFAGRQRRFGGR, encoded by the coding sequence GTGAGCGCTGGCGCACCCGGAACCGGCGAGACGGTGGCGGGTGAAGCCGCCGTCCCGCGTCACGTCGCCATCATCATGGATGGCAACGGGCGCTGGGCCAAGCGCAAGGGGCTGCCGCGCGTGGCCGGCCACCGCGAGGGCGCGGAGGCCGTGCGCCGCACGCTCAAGGCGGCGGTGGAGGCGGGAGTCGAATGCCTCACCCTCTATGCCTTTTCCTCCGAGAACTGGCGGCGCAGCGAGGAGGAGGTCACCGACCTCAAGGGCCTCATGCGCTTCTATCTCGAGCGTGAACTCGAGGAGCTGGCGCGCGAGGGCGTGAAGCTGCGCTTCATCGGCGAGCCCTCGGCCTTCGGGCCCGACCTGTGGGAGCGGCTCCAGCTGGCCGCGGCGAAGACCGCGGACAATGACAAGCTCATCCTCAATGTCGCGCTCAACTATGGCAGCCAGCAGGAGCTGGCGCGGGCAGCGCAGATCCTCGCGCAGGAAGTAGCCGACGGGGTGATCACGCCCGAGGATATCAGCGTCGAGAAGATGGGCGAGGTCCTGCAGACCGCCGAATTGCCCCCGCTCGACCTTCTCATCCGCACCTCGGGCGAGGTGCGGCTTTCCAACTTCCTCCTGTGGCAATCGGCCTATGCCGAGCTGATCTTCCTTGACCTGCTCTGGCCCGATTTCGACAAGGAGGCATTCAACGAGGCGTTGTCGCAGTTCGCGGGGCGCCAGCGCAGGTTCGGGGGCCGATGA
- a CDS encoding phosphatidate cytidylyltransferase, translating to MNELTVRSIAGVAMIAITLATAWVGGMVFAVFVAALATAVYWEWSRIVTGWNIGWKIAGFFYCLVPALALLWIRDRYEFGFDLLVWVFIVTWATDIGGYAFGKTWGRNKLAPTISPNKTWEGLIGGMVAAGILGGLWALSRGLDPMLYWLGAPMAVAAQMGDLFESGMKRRAGVKDSGNLLPGHGGVFDRVDGLLVVATAVGLAVYMGWL from the coding sequence ATGAACGAACTTACCGTCAGGAGCATCGCGGGGGTGGCGATGATCGCCATCACGCTCGCCACCGCCTGGGTCGGCGGCATGGTCTTCGCCGTCTTCGTCGCCGCGCTGGCGACGGCGGTCTATTGGGAATGGTCGCGCATCGTCACCGGCTGGAACATCGGCTGGAAGATCGCGGGCTTTTTCTACTGCCTCGTGCCGGCACTCGCGCTCCTTTGGATCCGCGACCGCTACGAATTCGGCTTCGACCTCCTCGTCTGGGTCTTCATCGTGACCTGGGCGACCGATATCGGCGGCTATGCCTTCGGCAAGACGTGGGGCCGGAACAAGCTGGCGCCCACCATCAGCCCCAACAAGACGTGGGAAGGCCTGATCGGCGGGATGGTCGCGGCGGGCATCCTCGGCGGGCTGTGGGCGCTGTCGCGCGGGCTCGACCCGATGCTCTACTGGCTCGGCGCGCCGATGGCGGTGGCCGCGCAGATGGGCGACCTGTTCGAGAGCGGCATGAAGCGGCGTGCCGGCGTCAAGGACAGCGGCAACCTCCTGCCGGGGCATGGCGGGGTGTTCGACCGCGTCGATGGGCTTCTGGTGGTGGCGACAGCGGTAGGCCTTGCCGTGTATATGGGATGGTTGTGA
- a CDS encoding 1-deoxy-D-xylulose-5-phosphate reductoisomerase has translation MVVSKRIAILGATGSVGSSTLDLVEADRDAFHVVAVTAASNVDKLAQIARRTGAKRAVIADPALKAALETALEGSDCSAEAGEAALCDVARDADLVMGAIVGTAGLRPVMAALEAGVTVGLANKESLVSAGELMMGAAKRAGATILPVDSEHNAIFQCLGDGHCDHVERLILTASGGPFRTLSAAEMAVKTPAQAVAHPNWSMGAKISVDSATMMNKGLELIEAHHLFGLPSQQIDIVVHPQSVVHSCVEYKDGSILAQMGPSDMRVPIAHCLAWPGRMETRIERLDLPTIARLDFEAPDPVRFPALRLAREALEAGGSAAARMNAANEVAVAAFLDHRIGFADIAATVEAVMADGDNALPGSIEELLEVDARARALAAERVGRVAA, from the coding sequence ATGGTTGTGAGCAAACGGATTGCGATTCTCGGTGCCACCGGTTCGGTCGGCTCCTCCACCCTCGATCTTGTCGAAGCCGACAGGGACGCCTTCCACGTCGTGGCGGTCACCGCGGCTTCCAATGTCGACAAGCTGGCGCAGATCGCACGGCGCACGGGCGCCAAGCGCGCGGTCATTGCCGACCCCGCGCTGAAAGCCGCGCTCGAGACGGCGCTCGAGGGTAGCGATTGTTCGGCGGAGGCGGGCGAGGCGGCGCTGTGCGACGTGGCGCGCGATGCCGATCTCGTGATGGGCGCGATCGTCGGGACGGCGGGATTGCGGCCCGTGATGGCGGCGCTGGAGGCCGGAGTGACGGTCGGGCTCGCCAACAAGGAAAGCCTCGTCTCGGCGGGCGAACTGATGATGGGCGCGGCCAAGCGGGCCGGCGCCACAATCCTGCCGGTCGACAGCGAACATAATGCGATTTTCCAGTGCCTTGGCGATGGTCATTGCGACCATGTCGAGCGGCTGATCCTGACCGCGAGCGGCGGGCCCTTCCGAACCCTTTCGGCCGCCGAGATGGCGGTGAAGACGCCCGCGCAGGCTGTCGCCCATCCCAATTGGTCGATGGGCGCCAAGATCTCGGTCGACAGCGCGACCATGATGAACAAGGGCCTCGAGCTGATCGAGGCGCATCACCTGTTCGGGCTGCCGTCGCAGCAGATCGACATCGTCGTCCACCCGCAATCGGTGGTGCATAGCTGCGTGGAATATAAGGACGGCTCGATCCTCGCGCAGATGGGGCCGAGCGATATGCGCGTGCCCATCGCCCATTGCCTCGCCTGGCCCGGGCGGATGGAGACGCGCATCGAACGGCTCGACCTGCCGACCATCGCGCGGCTCGATTTCGAGGCGCCCGATCCGGTGCGCTTCCCCGCGCTGCGGCTGGCCCGCGAGGCGCTCGAGGCGGGCGGAAGCGCGGCGGCACGGATGAACGCGGCCAACGAGGTGGCGGTGGCCGCCTTCCTCGACCATCGCATCGGTTTTGCCGACATCGCGGCGACCGTCGAGGCGGTGATGGCGGACGGCGACAATGCGCTGCCCGGCTCGATCGAGGAATTGCTCGAGGTCGATGCGCGCGCCCGTGCGCTGGCGGCCGAGCGCGTCGGACGGGTGGCGGCCTGA